A stretch of Pseudomonas sp. LRP2-20 DNA encodes these proteins:
- a CDS encoding tail assembly protein — MTASAAHYDPMTTIKLSGSLAQRFGRVHRRKLEEGTTSEAFGALKATLDGFEAEIKRLSGMGMRFAIFRNRKNVGMDDLGRRGTQEVRIVPVVEGSKRGGVLQTIIGVVLIVASFFGAPTLQIGIALVAGGVIQMLSPQAKGLSQSAAPENLPSYAFGSAKNTTASGNPVPICIGERRWGGAVISASIRAEDKT, encoded by the coding sequence ATGACAGCATCAGCCGCGCACTACGACCCGATGACAACAATCAAGCTTTCCGGGTCGCTTGCTCAGAGGTTTGGTCGGGTGCATCGCAGAAAGCTCGAGGAGGGGACAACGAGTGAAGCCTTCGGCGCGTTGAAGGCGACACTTGACGGATTTGAGGCTGAGATTAAGCGACTCAGCGGGATGGGAATGCGGTTCGCCATTTTTCGTAACCGGAAGAATGTGGGTATGGATGACTTAGGGCGCCGTGGAACCCAAGAGGTCCGTATCGTTCCCGTAGTGGAAGGGAGTAAGCGCGGCGGAGTGCTTCAGACAATAATCGGAGTGGTACTGATCGTGGCTAGCTTCTTTGGCGCCCCTACCTTGCAGATAGGCATTGCACTGGTCGCTGGTGGCGTCATCCAAATGCTCAGCCCCCAAGCGAAGGGTTTATCACAAAGCGCTGCACCCGAGAACCTGCCGAGTTACGCCTTCGGCAGTGCCAAGAACACTACTGCCAGCGGCAACCCAGTCCCGATTTGCATCGGCGAGCGCCGCTGGGGCGGTGCTGTTATTTCCGCCTCGATTCGCGCAGAAGACAAGACGTAG
- a CDS encoding C40 family peptidase, with protein MRKHMLAAVQAHAAAEYPRECCGLIIAVGRAQRYVPCENTATEPAEEFRISPEQYAAAEDQGEVIGIVHSHPDATSRPSPRDLAMCEATGLPWYILSWPEGDLRTITPTGHTPLLGRPFVHGAWDCWQVCADWYKREWGLEFPAYAREEGWWEQADGPSLYEQAYEAAGFYQVSQPQRGDMIVMAVGRTAHPNHAGIYLGDNVQLSEEHAEVFGPGPFMLHHLLGRPSEIVVFGGPWFDRARLLLRHRDAH; from the coding sequence ATGCGCAAACACATGCTCGCCGCCGTGCAAGCGCACGCCGCGGCTGAATATCCGCGCGAGTGCTGCGGACTGATCATTGCCGTAGGGCGCGCCCAGCGCTACGTGCCCTGCGAGAACACCGCCACCGAGCCTGCAGAGGAGTTCCGTATCTCACCTGAGCAATACGCGGCAGCCGAGGACCAGGGTGAGGTGATCGGCATCGTGCACTCGCACCCTGACGCCACCAGTAGGCCTTCGCCACGCGATCTGGCCATGTGCGAAGCCACGGGCTTGCCCTGGTACATCCTGTCGTGGCCGGAAGGCGACCTGCGCACCATCACGCCGACCGGCCACACGCCGCTACTGGGCCGGCCGTTCGTACACGGCGCCTGGGACTGCTGGCAGGTCTGTGCAGACTGGTACAAGCGAGAGTGGGGGCTGGAGTTCCCGGCGTATGCCCGGGAGGAGGGGTGGTGGGAGCAAGCTGACGGGCCGAGCCTGTATGAGCAGGCCTACGAAGCTGCCGGCTTCTATCAGGTCAGCCAGCCGCAGCGCGGCGACATGATCGTCATGGCCGTGGGCCGCACTGCTCACCCGAACCACGCAGGCATCTACCTCGGCGACAATGTGCAGCTGTCCGAAGAACATGCAGAGGTTTTCGGTCCTGGACCATTCATGCTGCACCATCTTCTGGGGCGACCGTCTGAAATCGTTGTGTTTGGCGGCCCCTGGTTTGATCGGGCACGGCTTCTGCTGCGTCATCGAGACGCCCATTGA
- a CDS encoding phage minor tail protein L, with translation MSLIKDIQTLEPGNEVLLFELDGSDFGADVLRFHGHAIPHTPEELLAAGVDADQLPAKSIWWQGNEYGAWPMQIEGIEANSDGTAVRPTLTVGNVNGRITALCLAFDNLLEFKLTMRHTMARYLDAVNFQAGNPEADPTEEAIEVWYIDQKVSENGTTVSWELASPGDVGGETIGRQMTQLCHWAMTAGYRGPNCGYTGPYYDMDGNPTDDPAQDQCNGCLDTGCTVRHGQGNQLPFGGFPAVSLIARS, from the coding sequence ATGTCACTGATCAAGGACATCCAGACCCTGGAGCCTGGTAACGAGGTTCTGCTGTTCGAGCTAGATGGCTCGGACTTCGGCGCCGATGTGCTGCGGTTCCATGGGCACGCAATACCGCACACGCCTGAGGAGCTGCTTGCCGCTGGCGTCGATGCCGATCAACTGCCAGCCAAATCGATCTGGTGGCAGGGCAATGAGTATGGCGCCTGGCCCATGCAGATCGAGGGCATCGAAGCGAACTCGGACGGTACCGCCGTGCGCCCCACGCTCACCGTGGGTAACGTCAACGGCCGGATTACAGCCCTGTGCCTGGCCTTCGACAACCTGCTCGAGTTCAAACTGACCATGCGCCACACGATGGCGCGGTACCTGGATGCAGTGAATTTTCAGGCAGGCAATCCAGAGGCCGACCCAACCGAGGAAGCCATCGAGGTCTGGTACATCGACCAGAAGGTGTCTGAGAACGGCACCACGGTTTCATGGGAGCTGGCCAGCCCTGGCGACGTGGGCGGGGAGACGATCGGCCGACAAATGACCCAGCTCTGCCACTGGGCAATGACCGCCGGCTACCGCGGCCCGAACTGCGGCTACACCGGCCCCTACTACGACATGGACGGCAATCCTACGGACGACCCGGCCCAGGACCAGTGCAACGGCTGCCTGGACACCGGCTGCACTGTCCGCCACGGTCAAGGTAATCAGCTGCCATTCGGTGGCTTCCCGGCCGTTTCCCTGATCGCACGGAGCTGA
- a CDS encoding phage tail protein → MAIETFSWPTQRGETPDITYRVRESKFGGGYRQVAGDGPNNKEDSYPITVTGTKAQVRKIMEFFDRHGGARAFLWSTPLGDLGLFTCADPKPTPVGGGRFKVSATFARAFHP, encoded by the coding sequence ATGGCAATCGAAACATTCAGCTGGCCAACCCAGCGTGGTGAAACGCCCGATATCACCTACCGGGTCCGCGAGTCGAAGTTTGGCGGCGGGTACCGTCAGGTGGCGGGCGATGGCCCCAACAACAAAGAGGACAGCTACCCGATCACCGTGACTGGCACGAAGGCTCAGGTCCGCAAGATCATGGAGTTCTTCGATCGGCACGGCGGCGCCAGGGCCTTTCTGTGGTCCACGCCGCTCGGTGATCTGGGGCTGTTCACCTGCGCCGATCCGAAGCCCACGCCTGTGGGCGGCGGGCGGTTCAAGGTTTCCGCAACCTTCGCGCGAGCCTTCCACCCGTAA
- a CDS encoding phage tail tape measure protein, translated as MTTIASLGLQIDSGDAVEAKDNLDQLTDAGKRSEESAGRTGRAWETVLGSLQGDTRQIVQELQALNAKQTELAQQMATVGRAVTSASTAFSSAAANMGAFRTEAAQAGKVQEALTSATDAGAQAGRRAAESADEQQARILAVAKASLEASQYVQSLNRATEQSAEVTAQANAVLSDSASRQAAINSRAQALIATEERQAEAAKKAAGAHREEGQALEELLGKIDPTVAAMGRLDQMEQKLKGFRTSGALDAETFGEYQTKIDQARAALGGADTALNKTGMSAKATAAALRGVPAQFTDIVVSLQGGQAPLTVLLQQGGQLKDMFGGVGPAVKALGGYVMGLVNPFTVAAAAVGVLGYAYYKGSEEAVGFQKALITTGNAAGTTADRLSGMAAQVSATVGTTGAAAEVLTQLAGSGKVAAGSFVEITEAALEWRDATGRAVEETVAEFVKIGKDPVAAAKELNEQYNFLTASTYSQIVALKEQGDTIGAAKLLTDTYVDTIKNRSKEVTENLSIWERGWKALRGEVAATVDSVKNIGRDQNIESRIVETQQRLAAAQSAVNGDPDDTAAQKKLTDANLELKALIQQRDTQQAIARAQELDAQRQQAAIVAIGKIDALEKSARTNAEKREDALKEYNKSLDAIRKVNPNDERLKPENITRVQADIAKQFKDPAGRTTSVDLSGFNDQKNALSAILAEYKNHQKELDAAQKAGLISQESYAAQRAAILEQQKVEVTNAYEAEIKALEDAKGRSSTSAQQRIQLDQKIADARAAMVKAQKDADTELSVLATNEQGRLAKQARAVQTYTDALNQQVLALRLQGQRSADGLGLGDRQRGLQDQQNGITDRVNQQRLDLANQYGDGSRGMSLDEYNQKLAALGKAEKDLQETTIANYDQMTAAQGDWRKGASSAFQNYLEQARDVAGQTRSLFTNAFSSMEDAVVNFAMTGKFSFADFTKSILADMVRIETQRAASGLLGSLVSLGSMAASAWFGGGTTSAGSTQAGYVPEIMDNFVSGQRAVGGPVAANSLYQVNELGPELLSQGGKTYLMMGEQGGSITPLGAGVTPALTATSSSGTMISVSAPISVAVADRSDEGMELDQALLQQNMQKQLQLAAEKAVADSWRPGGVSYRNTQARR; from the coding sequence ATGACCACCATCGCTTCTCTCGGTCTTCAGATCGACTCCGGGGATGCCGTTGAGGCCAAGGACAACCTTGACCAGCTGACTGATGCCGGCAAGCGCAGCGAGGAATCGGCCGGTCGAACCGGGCGTGCCTGGGAGACCGTCCTGGGCAGCCTGCAGGGTGATACCCGGCAGATTGTGCAGGAGCTGCAGGCGCTCAACGCCAAGCAGACCGAGTTGGCGCAGCAGATGGCCACCGTGGGGCGCGCCGTTACCAGCGCTTCCACGGCGTTCAGCAGCGCCGCCGCCAACATGGGGGCGTTCCGGACTGAGGCCGCGCAGGCGGGCAAGGTACAGGAGGCACTCACCAGCGCCACGGATGCCGGTGCCCAGGCCGGCCGGCGCGCCGCCGAATCCGCCGACGAGCAGCAGGCCAGGATTCTGGCCGTGGCCAAGGCGTCCCTGGAGGCCAGCCAGTACGTTCAATCGCTCAACCGAGCAACCGAGCAGAGCGCCGAGGTAACCGCCCAGGCGAACGCCGTTCTGTCCGACAGTGCCAGCCGCCAGGCAGCCATCAACAGCCGGGCCCAGGCCCTGATAGCTACTGAGGAGCGCCAGGCGGAGGCGGCGAAGAAGGCCGCAGGCGCGCATCGGGAAGAAGGCCAGGCCCTTGAGGAGCTGCTGGGCAAGATCGACCCGACAGTCGCGGCAATGGGCCGGCTGGACCAGATGGAGCAGAAGCTGAAGGGCTTCCGCACCAGTGGCGCGCTCGATGCGGAGACCTTCGGCGAGTACCAGACGAAGATCGACCAGGCGCGTGCGGCCTTGGGCGGTGCCGATACCGCGCTGAACAAGACCGGCATGTCGGCCAAGGCCACGGCTGCAGCATTACGCGGCGTGCCGGCGCAGTTCACCGACATCGTGGTGTCCCTGCAGGGCGGTCAGGCGCCGCTCACCGTGCTGTTGCAGCAGGGCGGGCAGCTCAAGGACATGTTCGGGGGCGTGGGCCCGGCCGTGAAGGCCCTGGGCGGCTACGTCATGGGCCTGGTGAACCCGTTCACTGTCGCCGCAGCTGCCGTTGGCGTGCTGGGCTATGCCTACTACAAGGGCAGTGAAGAGGCAGTAGGCTTCCAGAAGGCCTTGATCACCACCGGCAACGCGGCAGGCACTACTGCTGACCGGTTGTCTGGGATGGCTGCTCAGGTATCGGCCACGGTGGGGACCACCGGCGCCGCTGCTGAGGTGCTGACTCAGCTGGCCGGTAGCGGAAAGGTTGCCGCCGGAAGCTTTGTCGAGATCACCGAGGCTGCGCTTGAATGGCGGGATGCTACAGGCCGCGCAGTGGAGGAGACCGTCGCTGAGTTTGTAAAGATCGGCAAGGACCCGGTCGCAGCGGCCAAGGAGCTGAACGAGCAATACAACTTCCTCACTGCTTCCACCTACTCGCAGATCGTTGCCTTGAAGGAGCAGGGCGACACCATCGGGGCCGCCAAGCTGCTCACCGACACCTACGTCGATACCATCAAAAACCGCAGCAAGGAGGTCACCGAGAACCTGTCGATCTGGGAGCGTGGCTGGAAAGCCCTGCGGGGCGAGGTTGCTGCCACCGTAGACTCGGTCAAAAACATTGGCCGCGACCAGAACATCGAAAGTCGTATCGTCGAGACGCAGCAGCGCTTGGCAGCGGCGCAGAGTGCGGTGAACGGTGATCCTGACGACACCGCAGCGCAGAAGAAGCTGACCGACGCCAACCTTGAGCTCAAAGCTCTCATCCAGCAGCGAGACACTCAGCAAGCCATTGCGAGGGCTCAAGAGCTGGATGCCCAGCGGCAGCAGGCGGCCATTGTGGCAATCGGCAAGATCGACGCCCTGGAGAAGTCCGCCAGGACCAACGCTGAAAAGCGGGAGGATGCGCTGAAGGAGTACAACAAGTCTCTGGACGCGATTCGCAAGGTCAATCCGAACGATGAGCGCCTCAAGCCCGAGAACATCACCCGGGTGCAGGCCGACATCGCCAAGCAGTTCAAGGATCCTGCCGGGCGTACCACGTCAGTCGACCTCTCCGGGTTCAACGATCAGAAGAACGCGCTGAGCGCCATTCTGGCCGAGTACAAGAACCACCAGAAAGAGCTGGACGCGGCACAGAAGGCCGGTCTGATCTCGCAAGAGTCGTACGCAGCCCAGCGGGCCGCAATCCTCGAGCAGCAAAAGGTCGAGGTCACGAACGCCTACGAGGCAGAGATCAAGGCGCTGGAGGATGCCAAGGGGCGGAGTAGCACCAGCGCCCAGCAGCGAATCCAGCTCGATCAGAAGATTGCTGACGCCCGCGCCGCCATGGTGAAGGCGCAAAAGGACGCCGATACCGAGCTTTCGGTTTTGGCTACCAATGAGCAAGGTCGGTTGGCCAAACAGGCCAGGGCCGTGCAGACCTACACCGATGCCCTCAACCAGCAGGTCCTGGCGCTTAGGCTGCAGGGGCAGCGTTCCGCTGACGGCCTTGGGCTCGGCGATCGACAGCGCGGCCTGCAGGATCAGCAGAACGGCATCACCGATCGTGTGAACCAGCAGCGGTTGGATCTGGCCAACCAGTACGGTGATGGCTCTCGCGGCATGAGCCTCGATGAGTACAACCAGAAGCTAGCTGCCTTGGGCAAGGCCGAGAAGGACCTGCAGGAAACCACCATCGCCAACTACGACCAGATGACGGCCGCCCAGGGCGATTGGCGCAAGGGGGCGTCGTCGGCCTTCCAGAACTACCTGGAACAGGCCCGGGATGTCGCCGGGCAGACAAGATCCCTGTTCACCAACGCCTTCAGCTCGATGGAGGACGCGGTCGTGAACTTCGCCATGACCGGCAAGTTCTCGTTCGCCGACTTCACCAAATCGATTCTGGCCGACATGGTGCGGATAGAAACCCAGCGTGCTGCTTCGGGCCTACTGGGCAGCTTGGTGAGCTTGGGCTCGATGGCGGCCTCTGCGTGGTTCGGAGGGGGAACGACGTCGGCCGGATCAACCCAGGCCGGTTACGTCCCTGAGATCATGGACAACTTTGTCTCTGGTCAGCGCGCAGTCGGCGGCCCGGTAGCGGCGAACTCGCTCTATCAGGTGAATGAGTTGGGGCCTGAACTGCTGAGCCAGGGAGGCAAGACCTATCTGATGATGGGCGAGCAGGGCGGCTCTATCACCCCGCTCGGGGCTGGGGTCACTCCAGCCCTAACTGCCACGAGCAGCTCGGGAACGATGATCAGCGTGTCAGCACCGATCAGCGTTGCCGTCGCGGATCGTAGTGACGAAGGCATGGAGCTCGACCAGGCGCTCCTTCAGCAGAACATGCAGAAGCAGTTGCAGCTCGCTGCCGAGAAGGCTGTTGCAGATTCCTGGCGACCAGGTGGCGTGAGCTACCGAAACACACAAGCGAGGCGCTGA
- a CDS encoding DUF1799 domain-containing protein, with product MVEVWPDAWPAFRLFDALGTQWRVASGGPSGLDYTAIPATASMLGIKRRDLTDIFSDLRVMEVEALAVMAESME from the coding sequence GTGGTGGAGGTTTGGCCAGATGCATGGCCAGCCTTCCGCCTGTTCGATGCCCTTGGCACGCAGTGGAGGGTAGCTTCTGGCGGTCCGTCCGGCCTGGACTACACAGCCATCCCCGCAACGGCATCAATGCTCGGCATCAAGCGCCGCGACCTCACCGACATTTTCTCCGATCTCCGCGTCATGGAGGTCGAGGCCTTGGCCGTCATGGCCGAATCCATGGAGTAG
- a CDS encoding phage tail assembly chaperone translates to MAKIKIAQNPTFTAVVQVPRIGAEPAPVEFQFRYMDRVALSAMFDRWNKARDAWAAKAQKDGATWEEVTTGEIALQAEQLGEIVTGWDLEDEFSTQAIADLVRTCTGAPKAVVDAFQAAYSPARLGN, encoded by the coding sequence ATGGCGAAGATCAAGATCGCTCAGAACCCCACGTTCACTGCCGTGGTGCAGGTTCCGCGCATTGGCGCTGAGCCGGCGCCCGTTGAGTTCCAGTTCCGCTACATGGACCGCGTGGCCCTGTCCGCGATGTTCGATCGCTGGAACAAGGCGCGCGACGCCTGGGCGGCGAAGGCCCAGAAGGACGGGGCAACGTGGGAGGAGGTCACCACCGGTGAGATCGCCCTTCAGGCCGAGCAGCTGGGCGAGATCGTCACTGGCTGGGACCTGGAGGACGAGTTCAGCACCCAGGCCATCGCTGACCTGGTGCGCACCTGCACCGGCGCGCCGAAGGCGGTCGTCGATGCGTTCCAGGCCGCCTACAGCCCGGCCCGCCTGGGAAACTGA
- a CDS encoding phage tail protein, translated as MAAKFPLPNGAVLEIASVFGAAVVFTALTNAAPPVATAADHDIANGDVLLVSSGWALIADRAVSAANVAADTFALKGLNTTSVDKYTPGAGVGSVLPVTAWAQISKVTAFTSAGGEQQYLTVGYLEDDDDRQFPTNRNPITLSITVEDQPTAAYVALVENYGDSKELVVVRLKLPGGDQILYPGYVSITTTPTMDRNNLMTRTISIALSGRPVRILAGA; from the coding sequence ATGGCCGCAAAATTCCCGCTGCCGAACGGCGCTGTGCTGGAAATCGCCAGCGTTTTCGGTGCAGCCGTAGTCTTCACCGCCCTGACCAATGCCGCGCCGCCCGTGGCCACCGCTGCCGATCACGACATCGCAAATGGCGACGTTCTGCTGGTCAGCTCCGGCTGGGCGCTCATCGCCGACCGCGCTGTCAGTGCTGCAAACGTGGCTGCTGACACCTTCGCCTTGAAAGGCCTCAACACCACCAGCGTGGACAAGTACACCCCGGGCGCCGGCGTGGGCTCGGTGCTCCCCGTGACCGCCTGGGCGCAGATCTCCAAGGTGACCGCGTTCACTTCGGCCGGTGGCGAGCAGCAGTACCTGACCGTGGGCTATCTGGAGGATGACGACGACCGCCAGTTCCCGACCAACCGCAACCCGATCACGCTGTCGATCACCGTCGAAGACCAGCCGACTGCCGCCTACGTCGCCCTGGTCGAGAACTACGGCGACAGCAAGGAGCTCGTGGTGGTGCGACTCAAGCTGCCGGGTGGCGACCAGATTCTCTATCCAGGCTACGTCAGCATCACCACCACCCCGACCATGGACCGGAACAACCTCATGACGCGAACCATCAGCATCGCGCTGTCGGGCCGTCCCGTTCGTATCCTGGCCGGCGCGTAA
- a CDS encoding DUF4128 domain-containing protein, giving the protein MSHASARQAIEIKLMAWATARPIRIANFEQGFEAGPDETYLQAFQLPAGTTCRYLGSDAYEYTGIYQVSIVCPAGQPLATAETLVDELSGLFQLDSALSRSGFEGLVTEPVDQGPTITESATYTVPTSFTYRGVADQSPAGA; this is encoded by the coding sequence ATGAGCCACGCAAGTGCACGACAGGCCATCGAGATCAAGCTGATGGCATGGGCCACGGCGCGCCCGATCCGGATCGCGAACTTCGAGCAGGGTTTCGAGGCCGGGCCCGACGAAACCTACCTGCAGGCGTTCCAACTGCCGGCGGGAACCACCTGCCGCTACCTGGGTAGCGACGCCTACGAGTACACCGGCATCTACCAGGTGAGCATCGTTTGCCCGGCGGGCCAGCCACTAGCTACCGCCGAGACTCTGGTCGACGAGCTGTCGGGCCTCTTCCAGCTGGACTCGGCGCTCAGCCGCAGCGGCTTCGAGGGCCTGGTGACCGAACCGGTTGACCAGGGCCCAACCATCACCGAGTCGGCGACCTACACAGTCCCGACCAGCTTCACCTACCGCGGAGTCGCGGACCAATCGCCCGCTGGGGCATAA
- a CDS encoding major capsid protein, producing MALSNMKVFNEYLRHATIETLTQDVDKFNAASAGSIRLTTQGIDGDFLQESFWAGLHGAQRRVDRYAANGSQAATPLSQKQYDSVKIAGGFGPILWEPAQLSWVQKNPEEALEVISRNLSEAIVSDQLNTAIAALVAAIGNQPGALNDVSATAGVDYIAINGAHALFGDASARLIAQVMTGAQYHALIGKNLANNQQLFQAGGVLVVDVLGKSVIVTDAPALYEAGTPNKQKVLSLADGAAMVMDGSDLITNIETSNGKERIETTMQADYTFGLGLKGYTWDTANGGKSPTNSELSTGTNWDLVANSIKGSAGVMTIGDATK from the coding sequence ATGGCCCTTTCGAACATGAAGGTGTTCAACGAATACCTTCGCCACGCCACCATCGAAACCCTGACCCAGGACGTCGACAAGTTCAACGCCGCCTCGGCTGGATCGATTCGCCTGACCACTCAGGGCATCGACGGTGACTTCCTGCAGGAATCGTTCTGGGCGGGCCTGCACGGCGCTCAGCGTCGCGTTGACCGTTACGCCGCGAACGGCAGCCAGGCGGCGACCCCGCTGTCGCAGAAGCAGTACGACTCGGTGAAGATCGCAGGCGGCTTCGGCCCGATCCTGTGGGAGCCTGCACAGCTGTCCTGGGTACAGAAAAACCCCGAGGAAGCGCTGGAGGTCATCAGCCGCAACCTGTCCGAAGCCATCGTCTCGGACCAGTTGAACACTGCCATCGCCGCTCTGGTCGCAGCCATCGGCAACCAGCCGGGGGCGCTCAACGACGTGTCGGCAACCGCTGGCGTCGACTACATCGCCATCAACGGTGCCCACGCGCTGTTCGGCGACGCTTCGGCACGACTGATCGCCCAGGTCATGACTGGCGCCCAATACCACGCGCTGATCGGCAAGAACCTGGCCAACAACCAGCAGCTGTTCCAGGCGGGCGGTGTTCTGGTCGTCGATGTGCTGGGTAAGTCGGTCATCGTCACCGACGCCCCGGCGCTGTACGAGGCCGGCACCCCGAACAAGCAGAAGGTGCTCAGCCTGGCCGACGGTGCGGCCATGGTGATGGATGGTTCCGACCTGATCACCAACATCGAGACTTCCAACGGCAAGGAGCGCATCGAGACCACCATGCAGGCCGACTACACCTTCGGCCTGGGCCTCAAGGGCTACACCTGGGACACCGCCAACGGCGGCAAGTCGCCTACCAACTCCGAGCTGTCCACCGGCACCAACTGGGATCTGGTGGCGAACAGCATCAAGGGTTCGGCCGGCGTCATGACCATCGGCGACGCCACTAAGTAA
- a CDS encoding DUF6651 domain-containing protein, producing the protein MKLKTIEVDGKQYAVIEDGKPVYVEDDGKEVAFDAVGTRNTITRLNAEAKSHRERADGFEKTAKAFEGIEDATAAKKALEIVANLDAKKLVDAGEIEKVKGEISKAFQTQLDEANTKAQGFEQQLYAEKIGGSFARSQFIAEKMAVPADMVQATFGNSFKIEEGKVVAYDAQGQKIFSRSRPGELADFNEALETLVSQYPHRDHILKSSGANGGGAPNGGGGNKTTQGNFGGTKAERLEAMKGLIASE; encoded by the coding sequence ATGAAACTCAAGACCATTGAAGTGGATGGCAAGCAGTACGCCGTGATCGAAGATGGCAAGCCGGTCTACGTCGAGGACGATGGCAAGGAGGTCGCCTTCGATGCCGTGGGCACCCGCAACACCATCACCCGGCTGAATGCCGAAGCCAAGTCGCACCGCGAGCGCGCCGACGGCTTCGAGAAGACCGCCAAGGCGTTCGAAGGCATCGAGGATGCCACGGCTGCCAAGAAAGCTCTGGAGATCGTCGCCAACCTCGACGCCAAGAAGCTGGTGGATGCCGGCGAGATCGAGAAGGTGAAGGGCGAGATCAGCAAGGCCTTCCAGACCCAGCTCGACGAAGCCAACACCAAGGCGCAGGGCTTCGAGCAGCAGCTGTATGCCGAGAAGATCGGCGGCAGCTTCGCCCGTTCGCAGTTCATCGCCGAGAAGATGGCGGTGCCGGCTGACATGGTTCAGGCCACCTTCGGCAACAGCTTCAAGATCGAAGAAGGCAAGGTGGTCGCCTACGACGCCCAAGGCCAGAAGATCTTCAGCCGCAGCCGCCCGGGTGAGCTGGCCGACTTCAACGAAGCGCTGGAAACCCTCGTCTCGCAGTACCCCCATCGCGACCACATCCTGAAGAGTTCCGGTGCCAATGGCGGCGGCGCCCCGAACGGCGGTGGTGGCAACAAAACCACACAGGGCAATTTCGGTGGCACCAAGGCAGAGCGCCTGGAAGCCATGAAAGGCCTGATCGCAAGCGAATAA